The proteins below are encoded in one region of Pontibacter deserti:
- a CDS encoding DUF922 domain-containing protein has product MKRLILLFFGLVLSWSGFAQKYNTLAYEPGKKLTWQDFKGRPKPTDIHKGAEITVSIFLNVRETSFWSGRVTYDAYAVAFKDESWVRPAYRDDYSLKHEQLHFDIAHLYAETLEIKLNSLDSKTSKDQAEVEKILKNHLAEMRTFQDRYDRETHGGNNYAKQKKWANKIEKAIRILHAPA; this is encoded by the coding sequence ATGAAAAGGCTTATTCTGTTATTTTTTGGTTTGGTATTGTCGTGGAGTGGCTTTGCGCAGAAGTATAATACGCTGGCTTATGAGCCCGGCAAAAAATTAACCTGGCAGGATTTTAAGGGAAGACCTAAACCAACCGACATACATAAAGGCGCTGAGATTACGGTAAGTATATTTTTAAATGTAAGAGAAACCAGTTTCTGGTCGGGCAGAGTAACTTACGATGCGTATGCTGTTGCCTTTAAAGATGAATCGTGGGTAAGGCCTGCCTACAGAGATGATTACTCTCTTAAACACGAGCAGTTGCACTTCGATATTGCTCACCTGTATGCCGAGACCCTGGAGATTAAATTAAACAGCCTCGACAGCAAAACCTCGAAAGACCAGGCCGAAGTAGAAAAGATCCTGAAAAACCACCTGGCTGAGATGCGTACATTCCAGGACCGTTACGACCGCGAAACCCATGGCGGTAACAACTATGCCAAGCAAAAGAAATGGGCCAATAAGATTGAGAAAGCCATTCGCATTCTTCACGCACCGGCTTAA
- a CDS encoding pyruvate dehydrogenase complex dihydrolipoamide acetyltransferase, whose translation MAEVIRMPKMSDTMTEGVIASWLVNVGDKVSSGDVLAEVETDKATMELESYNDGTLLYIGPKKGEAVPIDAVIAIIGKEGEDISALLNEAGGSAKPAEAPKTEEKKEEVKPAPAKAEAPAAKTAVDTSNIKASVIRMPKMSDTMTEGVLVSWLKKVGDKVKSGDILAEVETDKATMELESYEDGTLLYTGVNAGDSVAVDAVIAIIGEEGADYKALLEGGASDNKGTADTQERQENAQTDAAIAASTGAVTSGKVEETKVPATGAAVTSAPAETNGRIKASPLAKKLAKEKGINLTQVKGTGEGGRIVLRDIESFTPGAVAPQPAAAPQVAAPQAAPAAIPGAPGEAYEEVAVSQMRKVIARRLAESKFTAPHFYLTMEIDMDKAIEARASINEVSPVKVSFNDLVIKAAAAALRQHPAVNSSWLGDKIRYNKHINIGVAVAVEEGLLVPVVRNADYKSLSTIAAEVKDLGGRAKSKKLQPSDWEGNTFTISNLGMFGIEEFTAIINPPDACIMAVGGIKQTPVVRNGNIQIGNVMKVTLSCDHRVVDGAVGSAFLQTFKNLLENPVRILV comes from the coding sequence ATGGCTGAAGTGATAAGAATGCCAAAGATGAGTGACACAATGACCGAAGGGGTTATTGCATCTTGGCTAGTAAATGTAGGGGATAAGGTGAGTTCCGGCGACGTGCTGGCAGAAGTGGAAACCGACAAGGCTACCATGGAACTGGAGTCGTATAACGATGGCACACTGCTTTACATTGGCCCTAAAAAAGGCGAAGCTGTACCTATTGATGCTGTTATAGCTATTATTGGTAAAGAAGGCGAAGATATTTCTGCATTGCTGAACGAGGCAGGCGGAAGTGCTAAGCCAGCCGAAGCTCCTAAAACTGAAGAGAAAAAAGAAGAAGTAAAACCTGCCCCTGCCAAAGCAGAAGCTCCTGCCGCTAAAACAGCTGTTGATACCAGCAACATTAAAGCATCTGTTATCAGAATGCCGAAGATGAGCGATACCATGACAGAAGGCGTGTTGGTTAGCTGGCTGAAAAAAGTTGGCGATAAAGTAAAATCAGGTGATATTCTGGCAGAAGTGGAAACCGATAAGGCTACCATGGAGCTTGAATCTTACGAAGATGGTACTCTACTATACACTGGCGTTAATGCCGGCGATTCAGTAGCTGTAGATGCAGTTATTGCGATCATAGGTGAAGAAGGTGCTGACTATAAAGCTTTGTTAGAGGGTGGTGCATCTGATAACAAGGGTACTGCTGATACACAGGAGCGCCAGGAAAATGCGCAGACTGATGCAGCTATTGCGGCAAGTACTGGTGCTGTAACGTCTGGTAAGGTAGAGGAAACCAAGGTCCCTGCTACAGGTGCAGCTGTTACAAGTGCTCCAGCCGAAACAAACGGTCGTATCAAAGCATCTCCACTGGCTAAGAAACTGGCTAAAGAGAAAGGCATAAACCTGACGCAGGTTAAAGGAACCGGCGAAGGTGGCCGTATCGTACTTCGCGATATCGAAAGCTTTACACCAGGTGCTGTTGCGCCTCAACCGGCGGCTGCTCCTCAGGTTGCTGCTCCACAGGCTGCTCCTGCAGCTATACCTGGTGCGCCAGGCGAGGCTTACGAAGAAGTTGCCGTATCGCAGATGCGTAAGGTAATTGCACGCCGTCTGGCCGAAAGCAAGTTTACTGCTCCACACTTCTACCTGACCATGGAAATTGACATGGACAAGGCAATTGAAGCGCGTGCAAGTATAAATGAAGTATCTCCGGTTAAAGTATCGTTTAACGACTTAGTAATTAAAGCGGCAGCTGCGGCATTACGTCAGCACCCTGCAGTTAACTCGTCGTGGTTAGGCGATAAGATCCGTTATAACAAGCACATTAATATTGGTGTAGCTGTAGCAGTAGAAGAAGGCCTGTTGGTACCGGTTGTGCGCAACGCCGACTATAAGTCGCTGTCAACTATAGCTGCTGAGGTTAAAGACCTGGGTGGCAGAGCAAAGAGCAAAAAATTACAGCCATCAGACTGGGAAGGTAACACGTTTACCATCTCTAACCTGGGCATGTTTGGCATCGAAGAATTTACAGCTATCATCAACCCGCCGGATGCCTGCATCATGGCAGTTGGTGGAATCAAGCAGACGCCTGTAGTGCGTAACGGTAACATCCAGATCGGTAATGTTATGAAAGTTACGTTGTCTTGTGACCACCGCGTTGTGGATGGAGCCGTAGGTTCAGCCTTCCTGCAAACGTTTAAGAACCTGCTGGAGAACCCGGTAAGAATACTGGTATAA
- a CDS encoding histidine phosphatase family protein: MSIKKVYLIRHGQTDYNVQGIVQGSGVDAHLNDEGRRQANLFFDHYKHIPFDKVYTSTLQRSIQSVQGFLELGLPHETHAGLNEINWGTREGTRITPEEDAYYHNLLQTWCNGETGVCIEGGESPELVAARQVTVIETILSRPEEETILICMHGRAMRILLCQLLHYPLRCMDQFEHQNLCLYQLDYTGNMFTVKRYCDLQHLHVTKLPDLAAHNPHEQIR; the protein is encoded by the coding sequence TTGAGTATTAAGAAAGTATACCTTATCCGCCACGGGCAAACCGATTACAACGTGCAGGGCATAGTGCAGGGCAGTGGAGTAGATGCACATCTGAACGATGAAGGCCGCAGGCAGGCAAACCTGTTCTTCGATCACTATAAACACATTCCTTTTGATAAGGTTTATACTTCCACATTACAGCGTAGCATACAATCGGTCCAGGGCTTTTTAGAACTTGGCTTACCCCACGAAACCCACGCCGGGTTGAACGAGATAAACTGGGGAACCCGCGAAGGTACCCGCATTACACCCGAAGAAGATGCCTACTACCACAACCTGCTGCAAACCTGGTGCAATGGCGAAACAGGTGTTTGTATAGAAGGTGGCGAGAGCCCTGAACTGGTAGCGGCCCGACAGGTAACTGTGATCGAAACTATACTTAGCCGGCCTGAAGAAGAAACTATACTTATCTGTATGCACGGGCGCGCCATGCGTATTTTGTTATGCCAGTTGCTGCACTACCCCCTTCGTTGTATGGACCAGTTCGAACACCAGAACCTGTGCCTGTACCAGCTCGATTATACCGGTAATATGTTCACGGTAAAACGGTATTGCGATCTGCAACATTTGCATGTTACAAAATTACCTGACCTGGCTGCACATAATCCTCACGAACAAATTAGGTAG
- a CDS encoding PaaI family thioesterase, whose amino-acid sequence MDKNINTLERVKEWNKNTMVEHLGIEVTEVGEGYLAGKMPVDFRTHQPMGLLHGGASVVLAETLASIGAALQVDLSKKACVGLEINANHIRGVKEGWVFGKATVLHNGRSTQVWETKITNEAGDLVCISRMTVAVIDRK is encoded by the coding sequence ATGGATAAAAATATAAATACGTTAGAGCGCGTAAAGGAGTGGAATAAAAATACCATGGTAGAGCACCTGGGCATTGAAGTAACCGAAGTTGGCGAAGGCTATTTAGCTGGCAAAATGCCAGTCGATTTCCGTACGCACCAGCCCATGGGCCTGCTGCATGGCGGTGCATCGGTGGTGCTGGCCGAAACACTGGCAAGTATAGGCGCTGCCCTGCAGGTTGATTTATCTAAGAAAGCTTGCGTGGGTTTGGAGATCAATGCAAACCATATACGGGGCGTGAAAGAAGGCTGGGTGTTTGGCAAGGCAACCGTTTTGCACAATGGCCGCAGCACGCAGGTATGGGAAACTAAAATTACAAACGAAGCCGGCGACCTGGTGTGCATCAGCCGTATGACAGTAGCCGTTATTGACAGAAAGTAA
- a CDS encoding isochorismate synthase: MGADTPIYTLENIFYAAIAQQKAVAVWRLPLEQQVQLCVSLQQNYINGQPNLENSSPGFLFSPFIPGEEQPTVFIKADLTYTSETGRLQYSRDVDRSQQQEFSDVLAISQNYNWHLNEVQQHAEQTESGFKYAVTEAVRSINKGAMEKVVLSRTASRKLPASFDLVTAFNAMLDAYPKAFVSLVSVPGVGTWLGASPEILVSIDQQQIFRTVALAGTQPAIDGESVGNAIWRQKEIEEQGMVERYILSCFKRLRLREYSEVGPRTIVAGNLMHLRTDFSVDMKEVDFPTLGTDMLQLLHPTSAVCGLPKEPALNFILAHEGYNRSYYSGYLGPVNSSAGTHLYVNLRCMQLLKDQVILYAGAGITAESDAEKEWQETQHKMQTMGKILSDFN; the protein is encoded by the coding sequence ATGGGTGCAGATACCCCTATTTATACTTTAGAGAACATATTTTATGCAGCCATCGCACAGCAAAAGGCGGTGGCTGTATGGCGCTTACCGCTTGAGCAGCAGGTGCAGCTCTGTGTATCGTTACAGCAGAACTACATTAACGGTCAGCCCAATCTGGAAAACAGTTCTCCCGGTTTCCTTTTCAGTCCGTTTATACCTGGCGAAGAGCAGCCTACTGTTTTTATAAAGGCAGATTTAACTTATACTTCTGAAACCGGCCGATTGCAGTATTCTCGTGATGTTGACAGATCTCAGCAACAGGAATTTTCAGATGTTTTAGCTATATCTCAAAATTATAATTGGCACCTGAACGAGGTACAGCAACACGCTGAACAGACTGAATCAGGTTTTAAATACGCTGTAACAGAAGCAGTGCGAAGTATAAACAAGGGTGCAATGGAGAAAGTGGTGTTATCGCGTACCGCTTCCCGCAAACTGCCTGCCAGTTTTGATTTAGTTACAGCATTTAATGCCATGCTGGATGCCTATCCAAAAGCTTTTGTATCATTGGTTTCGGTTCCCGGAGTAGGTACCTGGCTGGGTGCTTCGCCGGAGATATTGGTAAGTATAGATCAGCAGCAGATCTTCAGAACAGTAGCTTTAGCCGGAACACAACCTGCTATAGATGGAGAATCAGTTGGCAATGCCATCTGGCGGCAAAAAGAGATTGAAGAGCAGGGCATGGTGGAACGTTATATTCTGAGCTGTTTTAAAAGACTGCGCCTGCGCGAGTACTCCGAAGTTGGCCCCCGTACTATAGTTGCCGGTAACCTGATGCACCTGCGTACTGATTTCAGCGTGGACATGAAAGAAGTGGATTTCCCGACATTAGGTACGGATATGCTGCAACTACTCCACCCTACGTCAGCGGTCTGTGGTTTGCCAAAAGAGCCCGCACTTAATTTTATACTTGCTCACGAAGGTTATAACAGAAGTTATTACAGTGGCTACCTTGGTCCGGTAAATAGCTCTGCCGGCACCCATCTATACGTAAACCTGCGCTGCATGCAGTTGTTAAAAGACCAGGTCATTCTTTACGCCGGCGCCGGTATTACAGCCGAATCAGATGCCGAAAAAGAATGGCAGGAGACCCAGCACAAAATGCAGACGATGGGTAAAATCCTTTCGGATTTTAATTAA
- the menD gene encoding 2-succinyl-5-enolpyruvyl-6-hydroxy-3-cyclohexene-1-carboxylic-acid synthase, whose protein sequence is MILQPVVNIAEICARKGVENVVLSPGSRCAPLTIAFARHPKLKVKTVSDERAAAFIALGMALTTGKPTVLICTSGTAALNYAPAVAEAFFQQVPLLILTADRPPEWIDQLDGQTIRQQNVYGQHIKQSYTFPVDFSHPDSVWHSERMVSEALNETIAYPPGPVHINIPLREPFYPAPGEEIAFDADVKIIEEEPANYSLSTAQVQQLKQEISSYKCVLIVAGQQNHTLALQPVLQQFVKQSGAVIVGDLIANLHQLPETVRHQDAILACPDTEKLEKLQPDLLITFGKSVISKALKLYLRKYKPKAHWHIQPAGQVADTYQSLTRIIRCTPEAFFESVQTASDSTYSSDWAEIEKKASAFLKDYTSGADLSELAVVARLFRSLPAQSNLHLANSMAVRYANIIGIDADKDLEIYANRGTSGIDGSNSTTVGCALTSPAITTLLTGDMAFFYDRNGLWHNYLHSNLRIVILNNHAGGIFRLIDGPKQQPELEEFFETRQALDAENTARDFGMNYTSCRSLEELENALPAFFAADAGAGILEIFTDSKANATSFANYKQALLQAL, encoded by the coding sequence ATGATACTACAGCCAGTTGTTAATATAGCCGAGATTTGTGCCCGCAAGGGAGTGGAAAATGTAGTGTTATCGCCGGGGTCTCGCTGTGCCCCGCTTACCATTGCGTTTGCCCGCCACCCGAAGCTGAAAGTAAAAACAGTGAGTGATGAGCGCGCCGCTGCTTTTATAGCCCTGGGCATGGCTTTAACAACTGGAAAACCAACTGTACTGATTTGCACATCTGGTACTGCTGCACTTAACTATGCGCCAGCTGTGGCTGAAGCATTCTTTCAGCAGGTGCCGTTACTTATACTTACCGCCGACCGCCCACCCGAATGGATTGACCAACTGGATGGGCAAACCATACGTCAGCAGAACGTGTATGGCCAGCATATCAAACAAAGCTATACTTTCCCGGTAGATTTCTCGCACCCTGACAGCGTGTGGCACAGCGAGCGCATGGTTTCCGAAGCGCTGAACGAAACTATAGCTTACCCTCCCGGACCGGTACATATCAACATCCCGTTACGCGAACCCTTCTACCCTGCTCCCGGCGAAGAGATTGCTTTTGATGCTGATGTCAAGATCATTGAAGAAGAACCTGCAAACTATAGTCTAAGCACTGCACAGGTGCAGCAACTAAAACAAGAGATCAGCAGCTATAAATGTGTACTTATAGTTGCCGGCCAGCAGAACCATACGCTAGCGCTACAGCCTGTTTTACAACAATTTGTTAAGCAAAGTGGGGCTGTTATAGTTGGCGACCTAATCGCTAACCTGCACCAATTACCTGAAACTGTACGCCATCAGGATGCCATACTTGCCTGCCCTGATACTGAGAAACTGGAGAAACTGCAGCCTGATTTGCTGATTACTTTCGGTAAATCGGTAATCTCAAAAGCGCTGAAATTATACCTACGCAAGTATAAGCCAAAAGCACATTGGCACATACAACCAGCCGGCCAGGTGGCAGATACCTACCAGTCACTTACCCGCATAATCCGCTGCACACCAGAGGCATTTTTCGAAAGTGTACAGACTGCTTCTGATTCTACCTATAGCTCAGACTGGGCTGAAATTGAGAAAAAAGCAAGTGCTTTTTTAAAAGACTATACTTCGGGAGCTGACTTGAGTGAGCTGGCTGTTGTTGCCCGGTTATTCCGAAGCTTACCAGCTCAAAGTAACCTGCACTTAGCTAACAGTATGGCCGTGCGCTATGCCAATATTATAGGTATAGATGCGGATAAAGACCTGGAAATTTATGCCAACCGGGGCACCAGTGGTATTGATGGTAGTAACAGTACTACTGTAGGCTGTGCACTTACCAGCCCTGCTATTACCACGCTCCTTACTGGTGATATGGCCTTCTTTTACGACCGCAATGGCTTGTGGCACAATTACCTGCATTCAAACCTGCGCATCGTTATCCTGAACAATCATGCAGGAGGTATTTTCAGGTTAATTGATGGACCAAAACAGCAACCTGAACTGGAAGAATTCTTTGAGACCAGACAAGCTTTGGATGCCGAAAATACTGCCCGTGATTTTGGAATGAACTATACTTCGTGCAGATCTCTGGAAGAGTTGGAAAATGCTTTACCTGCTTTTTTTGCTGCTGATGCCGGAGCTGGTATTTTAGAGATCTTTACTGACAGTAAAGCCAATGCCACCTCCTTTGCCAACTATAAGCAGGCATTGTTGCAGGCGCTTTAG